Proteins found in one Deinococcota bacterium genomic segment:
- a CDS encoding methylglyoxal synthase, producing the protein MKAIALIAHDKKKLDLAMFVRDHRETLSRFRLMATHTTAGVLQSKAKLEIEALLSGPQGGDLQVGARVAQDEVIAVIFFRDPLTAQPHEPDVSALMRICDVHGVPLATNLGTAEAVMSWLEELDNA; encoded by the coding sequence ATGAAAGCCATCGCGCTCATCGCCCACGACAAGAAAAAACTCGACCTGGCCATGTTCGTCCGCGACCACCGTGAGACGCTGAGCCGCTTCAGGCTGATGGCCACGCACACCACCGCGGGCGTCTTGCAGAGCAAGGCCAAGCTCGAGATCGAGGCGCTCCTCTCCGGCCCCCAAGGGGGTGATTTGCAAGTGGGCGCGCGGGTCGCCCAGGACGAGGTCATCGCGGTCATCTTCTTCCGCGACCCGCTGACCGCGCAGCCCCACGAGCCCGACGTGTCGGCCTTGATGCGCATCTGCGACGTGCACGGGGTGCCCTTGGCGACCAACCTGGGCACCGCCGAGGCGGTGATGAGCTGGCTCGAGGAGCTCGATAACGCGTAA